From Acropora muricata isolate sample 2 chromosome 14, ASM3666990v1, whole genome shotgun sequence, one genomic window encodes:
- the LOC136899082 gene encoding potassium channel subfamily K member 15-like, whose protein sequence is MASIGSLLKKTIFRVFAFAIMVTVGSFVFSILEREHAENTTKSSKATLAKLRKDMALKYNMTKAEFDSFTKRSHEVLGQIGSPNWDYLDSLRFAFETLTTIGYGAITPSTEAGQGLCIAFALLGIPVTILAFQAVGELISRGISAIIAKTDKHCFNRKPSNIEAKTIVVTCILMIAMLVSGAGLQMLLEDRSFVAGLYFWFVTLATIGYGDYLPGKYSALSLKVTISLIWTTLGFCVVSSVLNAIAAFLAKRQASSFNACACYCTCDEQDWKSGEGDEKDGSDVNCKENMAYEKNGTMKVNGNGNWKKTPGHYCKRPNLYRSMTYV, encoded by the exons ATGGCTTCGATCGGTTCTTTATTAAAAAAGACCATCTTTCGCGTGTTTGCCTTTGCAATCATGGTAACCGTTGGATCGTTTGTTTTCTCAATACTTGAGAGGGAACATGCAGAGAATACCACCAAATCCTCCAAAGCGACCCTTGCGAAGCTGCGCAAAGATATGGCACTGAAGTATAATATGACGAAGGCAGAATTCGATAGTTTCACCAAGCGATCTCATGAAGTTCTGGGACAAATTGGCAGCCCGAATTGGGACTACTTGGACAGCCTGCGGTTTGCCTTTGAAACGCTCACCACAATTG GATATGGCGCCATTACTCCGTCCACTGAAGCTGGTCAGGGCTTGTGCATCGCGTTTGCGCTTCTTGGAATTCCTGTGACGATTCTGGCTTTTCAGGCAGTTGGCGAGCTCATAAGTCGAGGGATCAGTGCTATCATCGCCAAGACAGATAAACACTGCTTTAATCGAAAGCCATCTAACATTGAAGCAAAGACCATTGTTGTGACATGCATACTCATGATAGCCATGCTCGTCAGTGGGGCTGGGTTGCAAATGTTACTGGAGGATCGGTCGTTCGTTGCAGGACTTTATTTTTGGTTCGTGACCTTGGCTACGATAGGTTACGGAGATTATCTACCAGGCAAATACTCGGCATTGTCGCTCAAGGTTACGATTTCCCTGATTTGGACCACGTTGGGGTTCTGTGTAGTTTCCAGTGTCCTCAATGCGATCGCGGCATTCCTCGCCAAGCGACAAGCTTCAAGTTTCAACGCATGCGCGTGCTACTGCACCTGTGATGAGCAGGACTGGAAGAGTGGAGAGGGAGACGAGAAGGATGGGAGCGATGTCAACTGCAAAGAAAATATGGCTTATGAGAAGAATGGAACGATGAAGGTTAATGGAAATGGAAACTGGAAAAAAACTCCAGGACATTACTGCAAGAGGCCGAATCTTTATCGAAGTATGACCTATGTGTAA